A region of Halosolutus amylolyticus DNA encodes the following proteins:
- the aspS gene encoding aspartate--tRNA(Asn) ligase, protein MQDRTYTADAEPGDDVTVAGWVHEIRDLGGIAFLILRDTAGKIQIKFEKDEMDEDLVETGLDASRESVVRVSGAVEEEPRAPTGVEITPEDVEVVAPADPELPLDPSGKVDADLSTRLDNRTLDLRKEEVQAVFEIRSEILRAVRERFREFRCTEITTPKIVATGTEGGTELFPITYFGEEAFMNQSPQLFKQLIAGSNVERVFEIGPIFRAEEHNTPRHLNEATSIDFEGAFCDESDAMDVAEGIVTAAYEAVNENCSEELEALDLEDEFDIPEGEFPRLSYEEAIERINATGELDEQLVWGDDLSTEAEKALGQDVGGHYFITDWPSEIKPFYIKDHDDDEQLSTGFDLMHPRMELVSGGQREHRHEHLIEGFEQQGLDPDQFEYYTKMFKYGMPPHAGFGLGGERLIMTILGLENIREAVLFPRDRQRLSP, encoded by the coding sequence ATGCAGGATAGAACCTACACTGCCGACGCCGAGCCGGGCGACGACGTGACGGTCGCTGGCTGGGTTCACGAGATTCGAGACCTCGGCGGGATCGCTTTCCTGATCCTCCGGGACACCGCCGGAAAGATCCAGATCAAGTTCGAGAAAGACGAGATGGACGAGGACCTCGTCGAGACCGGACTGGACGCTTCCCGCGAGAGCGTCGTGCGGGTCTCCGGTGCGGTCGAGGAGGAACCTCGCGCGCCGACGGGCGTCGAGATTACGCCGGAGGACGTCGAGGTCGTCGCGCCCGCCGACCCCGAACTGCCGCTCGACCCGTCGGGGAAGGTCGACGCCGACCTCTCGACGCGACTCGACAACCGCACCCTCGACCTCCGCAAGGAGGAGGTCCAGGCGGTCTTCGAGATCCGATCGGAGATCCTGCGTGCGGTCCGCGAGCGGTTCCGCGAGTTCCGCTGTACGGAGATCACCACGCCGAAGATCGTCGCCACGGGGACCGAGGGCGGTACCGAGCTCTTCCCGATCACCTACTTCGGCGAGGAGGCCTTTATGAACCAGTCGCCGCAGCTGTTCAAGCAGCTCATCGCCGGCTCGAACGTCGAGCGCGTCTTCGAGATCGGCCCGATCTTCCGCGCGGAAGAGCACAACACGCCCCGGCACCTGAACGAGGCGACCTCGATCGACTTCGAGGGGGCGTTCTGCGACGAGAGCGACGCGATGGACGTCGCCGAAGGGATCGTCACAGCCGCCTACGAGGCGGTGAACGAGAACTGCAGCGAGGAACTCGAGGCGCTGGATCTCGAAGACGAGTTCGACATTCCCGAGGGCGAGTTCCCCCGCCTCAGCTACGAGGAGGCGATCGAGCGCATCAACGCGACGGGCGAACTCGACGAGCAACTCGTCTGGGGCGACGACCTCTCGACGGAAGCCGAGAAGGCGCTCGGGCAGGACGTCGGCGGCCACTACTTCATCACCGACTGGCCCAGCGAGATCAAGCCGTTCTACATCAAGGACCACGACGACGACGAGCAGCTCTCGACCGGCTTCGACCTGATGCATCCGCGCATGGAACTGGTCTCGGGCGGCCAGCGCGAACACCGCCACGAGCACCTGATCGAAGGGTTCGAACAGCAGGGCCTCGACCCCGACCAGTTCGAGTACTACACGAAGATGTTCAAGTACGGGATGCCGCCCCACGCCGGCTTCGGCCTCGGCGGCGAACGGCTCATCATGACGATCCTCGGCCTGGAGAACATCCGCGAAGCAGTTCTCTTCCCGCGAGATCGCCAGAGACTGAGCCCGTAG
- a CDS encoding helix-turn-helix domain-containing protein, which translates to MRAATVTLTWDDDRGNPIDDIFGGSDAVSVDAIRYVQPVHGERYVELLELRGDLERAQTLLEASPEAIEHDVAGADGRGVAYVQCRTVGLVGDFLSILWQREIVVDWPLTYVEAGIDRGLELTVIGSSRAIQRAVADLPAGVDLDLRRLGSYDPDVDRTTPDLTERQRELFEVAVREGYYEVPRETTQRELAATLDLATGTVGEHLRRIEAKLAAAYATSQE; encoded by the coding sequence ATGAGAGCCGCGACGGTCACGCTGACGTGGGACGACGACCGTGGCAATCCGATCGACGACATCTTCGGTGGGAGCGACGCGGTGTCGGTCGACGCGATCCGGTACGTACAGCCCGTCCACGGGGAGCGATACGTCGAACTGCTCGAACTCCGCGGCGATCTCGAGCGCGCGCAAACGCTGCTGGAAGCGTCCCCGGAGGCCATCGAACACGACGTCGCCGGTGCGGACGGTCGGGGCGTCGCCTACGTGCAGTGTCGCACCGTCGGGCTCGTCGGCGATTTCCTGTCGATCCTCTGGCAACGCGAGATCGTCGTCGACTGGCCCCTTACATACGTCGAGGCCGGGATCGACCGCGGCCTCGAACTCACGGTCATCGGTTCGAGTCGAGCGATCCAGCGTGCGGTCGCGGACCTCCCCGCGGGGGTCGATCTCGACCTTCGGCGACTCGGCAGCTACGACCCGGACGTCGATCGGACCACACCCGACCTGACCGAGCGCCAGCGGGAACTCTTCGAGGTTGCCGTCCGCGAGGGGTACTACGAGGTGCCGCGGGAGACGACCCAGCGCGAACTCGCCGCGACGCTCGATCTCGCGACCGGGACCGTCGGCGAACACCTGCGGCGTATCGAAGCGAAACTGGCCGCGGCGTACGCCACGTCCCAGGAGTAA
- a CDS encoding cytochrome P450 yields MSSDTPAIADDRPPGPDGLPFFGNQLAFLRDPYGFMTRTAQEYGDIAHWEDPSGPVFQLNHPDYIEQVLVQNNQNYVKGARFQNVLGPVTGDGILNSEGAVWRRNRHLIQPAFNPGRIEEYASMMTEFTEEALESWADGQTRLFHEDMMEVTLKIVARALFGVDIDDSVDTVGSALEEFMLASESLSHLVLPPNVPTPSRRRIQRARNDLDAVVYRLIEERKANPTDRDVISKLLEVTDEDGNRLSDEQIRDEVVTLLLAGHETTALSLTFTAYLLATNPAVERQLVDELETELEGETPTMADLSDLSYTEQVVKESMRLYPPVPGIVREPVKPDIIGGYEIPMGATIRMHQWVVHRDPRWYDDPLAFRPERWTDEMESDLPKLAYFPFAAGPRRCIGDRFAMLEARLILATIYQQYHLELVPGTDLDLMATITARPKDEIPMTVHRR; encoded by the coding sequence ATGAGCAGCGATACCCCCGCTATCGCCGACGATCGACCGCCGGGTCCCGACGGACTGCCGTTCTTCGGCAATCAACTCGCCTTTCTGCGTGACCCGTACGGCTTCATGACGCGAACGGCCCAGGAGTACGGCGACATCGCCCACTGGGAGGACCCCAGCGGGCCGGTCTTCCAGCTCAACCACCCCGACTACATCGAGCAGGTACTCGTCCAGAACAACCAGAACTACGTCAAGGGGGCCCGGTTCCAGAACGTCCTCGGCCCCGTCACCGGCGACGGCATTCTGAACAGCGAGGGTGCGGTCTGGCGGCGCAACCGCCATCTCATCCAGCCGGCGTTCAATCCCGGCCGGATCGAGGAGTACGCCTCGATGATGACCGAGTTCACCGAGGAAGCCCTCGAGAGCTGGGCGGACGGCCAGACCCGGCTGTTCCACGAGGACATGATGGAGGTGACGCTGAAGATCGTCGCCCGGGCGCTGTTTGGCGTCGACATCGACGATTCCGTCGACACCGTCGGCTCGGCCCTCGAGGAGTTCATGCTGGCGTCCGAGAGCCTCTCGCATCTGGTCCTTCCCCCGAACGTTCCCACCCCCTCCCGACGGCGGATCCAGCGCGCGCGAAACGACCTCGACGCCGTCGTCTACCGGCTGATCGAGGAGCGGAAAGCGAACCCGACCGATCGGGACGTCATCTCGAAACTCCTCGAGGTGACCGACGAGGACGGGAACCGTCTTTCGGACGAGCAGATCCGCGACGAGGTCGTGACGCTGTTGCTCGCCGGCCACGAGACGACGGCGCTCTCGCTGACGTTCACGGCGTATCTCCTCGCGACGAACCCCGCCGTCGAGCGGCAACTCGTCGACGAACTCGAGACGGAACTCGAGGGCGAGACGCCGACGATGGCGGACCTCTCCGATCTCTCGTACACGGAGCAGGTGGTCAAAGAGTCGATGCGGCTCTACCCGCCGGTTCCGGGGATCGTCCGCGAACCGGTCAAACCCGATATCATCGGCGGCTACGAGATCCCGATGGGTGCGACCATCCGGATGCACCAGTGGGTCGTCCACCGCGATCCACGGTGGTACGACGATCCGCTCGCGTTCCGTCCGGAGCGGTGGACCGACGAGATGGAGTCCGACCTCCCGAAGCTGGCGTACTTCCCGTTCGCGGCGGGACCGCGCCGGTGTATCGGCGATCGCTTCGCGATGCTCGAGGCGCGGCTCATCCTCGCGACGATCTACCAGCAGTACCACCTCGAACTCGTCCCCGGAACGGATCTCGACCTGATGGCGACCATCACCGCTCGGCCGAAAGACGAGATTCCGATGACCGTCCACCGGCGCTGA
- a CDS encoding WD40/YVTN/BNR-like repeat-containing protein encodes MATRSETDGFAAFFRQYTKTWMHAVATAGLTAFGTLTIVHRGFVVLAIASYVVPPIVLYLSRTRGPGASTTAGDDDSRSPTEAALADQSGSSADRGTAIDRSEPAAATSPEAHSPDGREPQSTTVGEATDRESGIDRQEPETDDPAPEIDRKAPVTGEQEAGTGTEPHWATVDVPTGATLADAAVADGGAVAVGEGGTVLVTTGDDWELALEDGPGAQGRDLRAVDATPGADVAWIAGDGGAVGRLELGSGRHADYSAPADLTDNLTGLAVAGATDDETILLTNGSGEVIRGRYRDGELAWDDPVTPGSGSSLSGIALVDDAIGYCCDTNDGVFRTDDGGRTFDAIGIDGADGTLTDLAAGSGNDLHVATDAGVVHRYDGSTWTPDRVTDGALTAIARHDDRLVATDGSRAVHDRPDPTADWERVLTGASGSLHGVTIGPDRSIAVGADGTVVERR; translated from the coding sequence ATGGCGACCCGGTCCGAGACCGACGGCTTCGCCGCGTTCTTCAGGCAGTACACGAAGACCTGGATGCACGCGGTCGCGACGGCCGGACTCACCGCGTTCGGGACCCTCACCATCGTCCACCGCGGGTTCGTCGTGCTGGCGATCGCCAGTTACGTCGTGCCGCCGATCGTGCTCTATCTCTCGCGGACGCGCGGCCCCGGCGCGTCGACCACGGCGGGGGACGACGACTCCCGATCGCCGACCGAGGCCGCACTGGCCGACCAGTCCGGATCGAGCGCGGACCGGGGCACCGCGATCGACCGATCCGAACCCGCGGCGGCGACGTCCCCGGAGGCACACTCCCCCGACGGACGCGAGCCACAGTCGACAACCGTCGGTGAGGCGACGGATCGGGAGTCCGGGATCGATCGGCAAGAACCCGAAACCGACGACCCGGCCCCCGAAATCGATCGGAAGGCGCCCGTGACCGGCGAGCAAGAGGCCGGAACCGGGACGGAACCTCACTGGGCGACCGTCGACGTGCCGACCGGCGCGACCCTCGCCGACGCCGCAGTCGCAGACGGCGGTGCAGTCGCCGTCGGGGAGGGTGGCACGGTGCTCGTGACCACCGGCGACGACTGGGAACTGGCCCTCGAGGACGGCCCGGGTGCGCAGGGACGGGACCTCCGTGCGGTCGACGCGACTCCCGGCGCCGACGTCGCCTGGATAGCCGGCGATGGCGGAGCGGTCGGCCGACTCGAACTCGGGTCGGGCCGGCACGCGGACTACTCCGCCCCGGCCGATCTGACCGACAACCTGACCGGCCTGGCCGTGGCGGGCGCGACCGACGACGAGACGATCCTCCTGACGAACGGGTCGGGCGAGGTGATCCGGGGCCGGTACCGGGACGGAGAGCTCGCGTGGGACGACCCCGTGACGCCGGGCAGCGGCTCCAGCCTGAGCGGGATCGCGCTGGTCGACGACGCGATCGGCTACTGTTGCGACACGAACGACGGCGTCTTCCGGACCGACGACGGCGGACGGACGTTCGATGCGATCGGGATCGACGGGGCCGACGGCACGCTCACGGACCTCGCGGCCGGTTCGGGGAACGACCTCCACGTCGCCACGGACGCGGGCGTCGTCCACCGGTACGACGGGTCGACGTGGACGCCCGATCGAGTTACCGACGGCGCACTGACGGCGATCGCCCGGCACGACGATCGACTCGTCGCGACCGACGGTTCGCGTGCAGTCCACGACCGCCCCGATCCGACCGCCGACTGGGAGCGGGTCCTCACGGGTGCGAGCGGCTCCCTCCACGGCGTCACGATCGGCCCGGATCGATCGATCGCCGTCGGTGCCGACGGGACCGTGGTCGAACGGCGGTAA
- a CDS encoding SIR2 family NAD-dependent protein deacylase, translated as MDDLVRLADAIETAETAVAVTGAGISAPSGVPTFRGDDGVWDRFDEGQFSYGRFRRDPEGFWADRVDLQRELFDGEYAPNAAHEALAELGRDGHLDAILTQNTDGLHGDAAESVLDRPTDESGGDEPPIVELHGNARRVRCADCGKRIAAEPIFDRAADGNLPPTCDCGGTYRPDVVLFGEQLPGAVIQRARSLARESDVFLAIGSSLVVEPAASLPRLAASSGATLGIVNLEPTPCDGVADVIRRDDVVEVLPELRSLVEAP; from the coding sequence ATGGACGATCTCGTGCGACTCGCCGACGCGATCGAGACCGCAGAGACCGCGGTCGCCGTTACGGGTGCTGGCATCTCCGCACCCTCCGGCGTCCCGACGTTCCGCGGCGACGACGGCGTCTGGGACAGGTTCGACGAAGGGCAGTTCAGCTACGGCCGGTTTCGGCGAGATCCGGAGGGGTTCTGGGCGGACCGCGTCGACCTCCAGCGAGAACTGTTCGACGGGGAGTACGCACCGAACGCGGCTCACGAGGCCCTGGCCGAACTGGGGCGGGACGGCCACCTCGACGCGATCCTGACCCAGAACACGGACGGCCTCCACGGGGACGCGGCCGAGTCCGTCCTCGACCGCCCCACGGACGAGTCCGGCGGCGACGAACCGCCGATCGTCGAACTCCACGGCAACGCTCGACGGGTTCGCTGTGCCGACTGCGGGAAACGGATCGCCGCGGAGCCGATTTTCGACCGCGCCGCGGACGGCAACCTCCCGCCGACCTGTGACTGCGGCGGGACCTACAGACCCGACGTCGTCCTCTTCGGCGAGCAACTCCCCGGTGCCGTCATCCAGCGCGCCCGATCGCTCGCCCGGGAGAGCGACGTCTTCCTCGCGATCGGGTCCTCGCTCGTCGTCGAACCCGCCGCGTCGCTCCCGCGACTGGCCGCCTCGTCCGGCGCGACCCTCGGGATCGTCAACCTGGAGCCGACGCCGTGTGACGGCGTCGCCGACGTGATCCGCCGGGACGACGTCGTCGAGGTACTGCCGGAACTTCGATCGCTCGTCGAAGCCCCGTAG
- a CDS encoding pantoate kinase: protein MREEATAFVPGHITGFFSAHPAEDPTKAGSRGAGLTLTDGVEVTVEPAAGPEPTVVLDGEPIDVDPVTTVLDTLDAPARVEAESDLPIGSGFGVSGAMAIGTALAANRVFERKLSRNELVTIAHGAEVQAGTGLGDVVAQAHGGVPIRLEPGGPQDNKLDAIPARARVEYVTFGQLSTSEVLSGDTDQLTAAGTEALSRVVEEPTLLSFMYASRAFAREAGLLTEDVVGTIEDVTAVGGQASMAMLGETVFALGTGLSDAGYDPAVCATHPAGAVLK from the coding sequence ATGCGCGAGGAGGCGACGGCGTTCGTCCCGGGACACATCACGGGGTTTTTCAGTGCACACCCGGCCGAGGATCCGACGAAAGCCGGTTCCCGCGGCGCGGGACTGACGCTCACGGACGGGGTCGAGGTTACCGTCGAACCCGCCGCGGGTCCGGAACCGACGGTCGTACTGGACGGTGAACCGATCGACGTCGATCCGGTGACGACGGTGCTCGATACCCTCGACGCGCCGGCCCGCGTCGAGGCCGAGTCGGACCTCCCGATCGGGTCCGGGTTCGGCGTCTCCGGGGCGATGGCGATCGGAACGGCGCTCGCGGCCAACCGCGTCTTCGAGCGGAAGCTCTCGCGGAACGAACTCGTGACGATCGCACACGGCGCGGAGGTCCAGGCCGGCACCGGCCTCGGCGACGTGGTCGCGCAGGCCCACGGCGGCGTCCCGATCCGGCTCGAACCCGGCGGCCCGCAGGACAACAAACTCGACGCGATTCCCGCCCGCGCACGCGTCGAGTACGTCACGTTCGGCCAACTATCGACCTCGGAGGTGCTCTCCGGCGACACGGACCAGTTGACGGCCGCGGGCACGGAAGCCCTCTCCCGCGTCGTCGAGGAGCCGACGCTCCTGTCGTTCATGTACGCGTCCCGGGCGTTCGCCCGCGAGGCGGGGCTCCTGACCGAGGACGTCGTCGGCACGATCGAGGACGTCACGGCGGTCGGCGGCCAGGCCTCGATGGCCATGCTCGGCGAGACGGTGTTCGCGCTCGGGACGGGGCTGTCCGACGCCGGCTACGACCCGGCTGTCTGTGCGACACACCCTGCCGGGGCAGTCCTCAAGTAG